A genome region from Musa acuminata AAA Group cultivar baxijiao chromosome BXJ3-5, Cavendish_Baxijiao_AAA, whole genome shotgun sequence includes the following:
- the LOC135639178 gene encoding ubiquitin carboxyl-terminal hydrolase 20-like encodes MAPNSVSAPSSYFSPPPPPMIGQPRVVGAALVNLGNTCFLNAVLQCLTHTVPLVQMIRKTDHSASHHGDDAGFCSFCALKAHINGCLFLSRLVVSPTYLAQNLSKISPHFRLGQQEDAHEFLHSFLDNMHARCLGRTADDRPASLEEDSIVKQVFGGRLRSQLRCCSCGHCSDTFEPLLDLSLEIENVRSVGDALESFTKLERIDDPEVRFTCDGCKAQVSMEKQLKLDQAPQVLALHLKRFKNDGSYSNKIDDFVEYPLELDLNPCLSCPAKEVQSKYDLYAVLVHVGSALSGHYFCYIRSSPSTWHQIDDSQVVSVSEIDALEQQAYVFFYVRKIQCFVFGFCECLQQFKRNP; translated from the exons ATG GCTCCCAATTCGGTCAGCGCTCCAAGTTCGTACttttcgccgccgccgccgcccatgATCGGCCAGCCCCGAGTCGTG GGTGCTGCTCTCGTGAACTTGGGGAACACGTGCTTTCTCAATGCGGTTCTCCAGTGCCTCACCCACACGGTGCCTCTGGTGCAGATGATCCGCAAGACGGACCACTCCGCTTCCCATCATG GTGATGATGCAGGGTTCTGTTCCTTCTGCGCCTTGAAAGCACACATCAATGGGTGTTTGTTCTTATCACGGCTCGTCGTCTCCCCAACATATCTGGCTCAGAATTTGAGCA AAATATCACCTCATTTCCGGTTGGGCCAGCAAGAAGATGCACATGAGTTTCTCCACTCCTTTCTGGATAACATGCATGCTCGCTGTCTCGGACGCACCGCCGATGATCGTCCGGCTTCGTTGGAGGAAGACAGCATTGTTAAGCAGGTGTTTGGCGGCCGTCTTAGGAGCCAG CTGCGGTGTTGCAGTTGCGGTCACTGTTCGGACACATTTGAGCCACTGCTCGATCTCAGCTTGGAGATCGAAAACGTGCGCAGTGTCGGAGACGCTCTGGAATCTTTCACCAAGTTGGAGAGAATTGATGATCCTGAAGTCAGATTCACCTGTGACGGCTGCAAGGCTCAGGTGTCCATGGAGAAACAGCTTAAGCTAGACCAAGCACCGCAAGTTCTCGCTCTCCATCTCAAGAGGTTCAAGAATGATGGGAGCTACTCCAACAAGATCGACGATTTTGTGGAGTACCCATTGGAACTGGACCTGAATCCATGCCTCAGCTGCCCTGCAAAGGAG GTCCAGTCAAAATACGATCTTTATGCTGTTCTGGTACACGTTGGTTCCGCACTTTCTGGCCATTACTTCTGCTACATCCGTTCCTCTCCAAGTACATGGCATCAGATCGATGACTCGCAG GTGGTCAGTGTTTCTGAAATCGATGCGTTAGAGCAACAGGCTTATGTTTTCTTCTACGTAAG AAAGATACAGTGCTTCGTCTTCGGGTTCTGCGAATGCTTGCAGCAGTTCAAGAGGAACCCCTGA
- the LOC135583454 gene encoding DNA repair protein RAD51 homolog 3-like isoform X1 — protein MSETSRFRSLEGGHGALKGAQTAWDMLSEEQMQKHITTGCEELDAILGGGIHCKEVTEVGGVPGIGKTQLGIQLAVNVQIPVECGGLGGKAIYIDTEGSFMVERAHQIAEGCISDLLDNTAHRLKDFPACPEILQPNSFLANIFYFRICSYTEQIATINYLEKFLEEQKDVKIIVVDSITFHFRQDFDDLALRTRVLGGMSLKLMRFAKKYSLAVVLLNQVTTKFVEGSFHLTLALGDTWSHACTNRIILYWNGNERHAYIDKSPSLRSATAPFLITGKAAGFLAPLVALNSILYSGSKSSSSSSSVRGTECTRISKQRRQPVSRGL, from the exons ATGTCCGAGACCAGTAGATTCCGGAGTTTGGAAGGCGGTCATGGAGCTCTCAAGG GAGCCCAAACTGCTTGGGATATGCTTTCAGAGGAGCAAATGCAGAAACATATTACCACAGGTTGCGAGGAACTTGATGCCATACTCGGAGGTGGAATACATTGCAAAGAAGTTACTGAAGTTG GAGGAGTTCCAGGAATTGGTAAAACACAACTCGG GATTCAACTGGCAGTTAATGTCCAAATTCCAGTCGAATGTGGCGGCCTTGGTGGGAAGGCAATTTATATAG ATACAGAAGGCAGTTTCATGGTTGAACGTGCTCACCAAATTGCTGAAGGATGCATTAGTGATCTGTTGGATAACACTGCACATCGGCTGAAGGACTTTCCAGCTTGCCCAGAGATATTGCAGCCCAACAGCTTCCTAGCTAATATCTTTTACTTCCGCATCTGCAGTTATACCGAGCAAATTGCGACCATAAATTACTTGGAGAAGTTTCTCGAAGAACAGAAAGAT GTGAAGATAATTGTTGTTGATAGCATCACTTTTCATTTTCGCCAAGATTTTGATGACTTGGCTCTAAGAACTAGAGTCCTTGGCGGGATGTCATTGAAACTGATGAGATTCGCAAAAAAATATAGCTTGGCT GTTGTTTTACTGAATCAAGTAACGACGAAGTTTGTGGAGGGTTCATTTCACCTAACTCTTGCCCTTG GTGATACTTGGTCTCATGCATGCACAAACCGTATCATTTTGTACTGGAACGGGAACGAACGACATGCCTACATCGATAAGTCCCCATCGCTTCGATCTGCCACCGCACCCTTCTTGATCACAGGCAAAG CTGCGGGCTTCCTGGCTCCCTTGGTGGCCTTGAACTCCATCTTGTACAGCGGAAGCAAATCGTCGTCTTCATCGTCTTCTGTAAGAGGCACAGAATGCACACGTATAAGCAAGCAGAGAAGACAACCAGTATCGCGTGGGTTATAA
- the LOC135583454 gene encoding DNA repair protein RAD51 homolog 3-like isoform X2, whose product MSETSRFRSLEGGHGALKGAQTAWDMLSEEQMQKHITTGCEELDAILGGGIHCKEVTEVGGVPGIGKTQLGIQLAVNVQIPVECGGLGGKAIYIDTEGSFMVERAHQIAEGCISDLLDNTAHRLKDFPACPEILQPNSFLANIFYFRICSYTEQIATINYLEKFLEEQKDVKIIVVDSITFHFRQDFDDLALRTRVLGGMSLKLMRFAKKYSLAVVLLNQVTTKFVEGSFHLTLALGDTWSHACTNRIILYWNGNERHAYIDKSPSLRSATAPFLITGKGIRNATSHCKRVRMM is encoded by the exons ATGTCCGAGACCAGTAGATTCCGGAGTTTGGAAGGCGGTCATGGAGCTCTCAAGG GAGCCCAAACTGCTTGGGATATGCTTTCAGAGGAGCAAATGCAGAAACATATTACCACAGGTTGCGAGGAACTTGATGCCATACTCGGAGGTGGAATACATTGCAAAGAAGTTACTGAAGTTG GAGGAGTTCCAGGAATTGGTAAAACACAACTCGG GATTCAACTGGCAGTTAATGTCCAAATTCCAGTCGAATGTGGCGGCCTTGGTGGGAAGGCAATTTATATAG ATACAGAAGGCAGTTTCATGGTTGAACGTGCTCACCAAATTGCTGAAGGATGCATTAGTGATCTGTTGGATAACACTGCACATCGGCTGAAGGACTTTCCAGCTTGCCCAGAGATATTGCAGCCCAACAGCTTCCTAGCTAATATCTTTTACTTCCGCATCTGCAGTTATACCGAGCAAATTGCGACCATAAATTACTTGGAGAAGTTTCTCGAAGAACAGAAAGAT GTGAAGATAATTGTTGTTGATAGCATCACTTTTCATTTTCGCCAAGATTTTGATGACTTGGCTCTAAGAACTAGAGTCCTTGGCGGGATGTCATTGAAACTGATGAGATTCGCAAAAAAATATAGCTTGGCT GTTGTTTTACTGAATCAAGTAACGACGAAGTTTGTGGAGGGTTCATTTCACCTAACTCTTGCCCTTG GTGATACTTGGTCTCATGCATGCACAAACCGTATCATTTTGTACTGGAACGGGAACGAACGACATGCCTACATCGATAAGTCCCCATCGCTTCGATCTGCCACCGCACCCTTCTTGATCACAGGCAAAGGTATACGAAATGCTACTTCCCATTGTAAACGTGTTAGGATGATGTGA
- the LOC135639045 gene encoding uncharacterized protein LOC135639045: MAEEVVPRWGVEEEEEEEKVVGREAEAGWKCWKHPVQTSYGVCPACLHDRLLRLCPDCANVRPCGCFPSPSSSASSSSLSSSELLDSGAAVGAVGLVSILVDSEPAFRRSRSVGFPLPRSRSAAVRDVDSVAPLPRARQGRKGWAPFWPFLREARRKESSEAELYRSRSVAADGSEAPAGGREKEGKAKGGRWWHFPSPMRVFRHWKSATKVMQERLPLRRR; this comes from the coding sequence ATGGCGGAGGAGGTGGTTCCGCGTTGgggagtggaggaggaggaggaggaggagaaggtggtgGGTCGGGAGGCCGAAGCCGGGTGGAAGTGCTGGAAGCACCCGGTGCAGACCTCCTACGGCGTATGCCCCGCTTGCCTCCATGATCGCCTCCTTCGCCTCTGCCCAGACTGCGCCAACGTCCGACCCTGCGGCTGCTTCCCCTCCCCGTCCTCCTCGGCCTCTTCCTCCTCGCTCTCCTCCTCCGAGCTTCTCGACTCCGGGGCCGCTGTCGGGGCGGTGGGGCTCGTGTCGATTCTCGTGGATAGCGAGCCGGCCTTCCGGCGGTCTCGATCGGTCGGGTTCCCGCTGCCAAGGTCGAGATCGGCGGCCGTCCGCGACGTGGACAGCGTGGCCCCGCTGCCGCGGGCTCGGCAGGGCCGCAAAGGGTGGGCGCCGTTCTGGCCGTTCTTGAGGGAAGCGAGGAGGAAGGAATCCTCGGAGGCGGAGCTGTACAGGTCGAGGTCGGTGGCGGCTGATGGATCGGAGGCTCCAGCCGGCGGCAGGGAGAAGGAGGGGAAGGCAAAGGGAGGCCGATGGTGGCATTTCCCGAGCCCGATGAGGGTTTTCCGGCACTGGAAGTCGGCGACGAAGGTGATGCAGGAGCGGTTGCCGTTACGGCGCAGGTGa
- the LOC135583454 gene encoding DNA repair protein RAD51 homolog 3-like isoform X3 gives MSETSRFRSLEGGHGALKGAQTAWDMLSEEQMQKHITTGCEELDAILGGGIHCKEVTEVGGVPGIGKTQLGIQLAVNVQIPVECGGLGGKAIYIDTEGSFMVERAHQIAEGCISDLLDNTAHRLKDFPACPEILQPNSFLANIFYFRICSYTEQIATINYLEKFLEEQKDVKIIVVDSITFHFRQDFDDLALRTRVLGGMSLKLMRFAKKYSLAVVLLNQVTTKFVEGSFHLTLALGDTWSHACTNRIILYWNGNERHAYIDKSPSLRSATAPFLITGKVYEVTRVI, from the exons ATGTCCGAGACCAGTAGATTCCGGAGTTTGGAAGGCGGTCATGGAGCTCTCAAGG GAGCCCAAACTGCTTGGGATATGCTTTCAGAGGAGCAAATGCAGAAACATATTACCACAGGTTGCGAGGAACTTGATGCCATACTCGGAGGTGGAATACATTGCAAAGAAGTTACTGAAGTTG GAGGAGTTCCAGGAATTGGTAAAACACAACTCGG GATTCAACTGGCAGTTAATGTCCAAATTCCAGTCGAATGTGGCGGCCTTGGTGGGAAGGCAATTTATATAG ATACAGAAGGCAGTTTCATGGTTGAACGTGCTCACCAAATTGCTGAAGGATGCATTAGTGATCTGTTGGATAACACTGCACATCGGCTGAAGGACTTTCCAGCTTGCCCAGAGATATTGCAGCCCAACAGCTTCCTAGCTAATATCTTTTACTTCCGCATCTGCAGTTATACCGAGCAAATTGCGACCATAAATTACTTGGAGAAGTTTCTCGAAGAACAGAAAGAT GTGAAGATAATTGTTGTTGATAGCATCACTTTTCATTTTCGCCAAGATTTTGATGACTTGGCTCTAAGAACTAGAGTCCTTGGCGGGATGTCATTGAAACTGATGAGATTCGCAAAAAAATATAGCTTGGCT GTTGTTTTACTGAATCAAGTAACGACGAAGTTTGTGGAGGGTTCATTTCACCTAACTCTTGCCCTTG GTGATACTTGGTCTCATGCATGCACAAACCGTATCATTTTGTACTGGAACGGGAACGAACGACATGCCTACATCGATAAGTCCCCATCGCTTCGATCTGCCACCGCACCCTTCTTGATCACAGGCAAAG TGTATGAAGTAACAAGAGTAATCTAA